One genomic window of Halorhabdus sp. CBA1104 includes the following:
- a CDS encoding ArsR family transcriptional regulator, whose product MRKQGDWMANWDDRFLEYIYDHGGGTPTEIADSEHIRVSNQYISKRLRELSDRGLLNRIGRGSYTTTKAGRYYLAGAYDAESEEFLEQELRNYQWLIIESENKLSDFKSWLNKKG is encoded by the coding sequence ATGAGAAAGCAGGGCGATTGGATGGCTAACTGGGACGATCGATTTTTAGAGTACATCTATGACCATGGTGGAGGGACACCAACGGAAATCGCAGATAGTGAACATATTCGAGTTTCAAATCAATATATCTCAAAACGACTTCGAGAATTGTCTGATCGAGGTCTACTAAACCGGATCGGTAGAGGGTCATACACTACTACGAAAGCGGGGCGATATTATTTGGCAGGTGCATACGATGCAGAGAGCGAAGAGTTTCTGGAGCAAGAACTAAGAAATTATCAGTGGTTGATTATTGAGTCCGAGAATAAGCTTTCAGACTTTAAATCCTGGCTCAATAAAAAGGGCTGA
- a CDS encoding ParA family protein — MAVKIAVTNQKGGVGKTTVTINVAGALAAQGRKVLLVDLDPQGHATEGLGLTEIYDETEPHLASRLQDLNAPHSADELIYSHNEFDLISSNVDMFMLESELTGAMRARQRLRLVLEEIEEDYEFILVDCPPSLGHLTDNALLACRNVLIPALAEGTSIRALEILYDQVESLEQGYDTEITELGLVANRVENDGEAEDMMEWFEGTFGGQLPIWEVRKRVALKRAWSSGVSIFDHDESSDMETVFEDIAVHLEGVA, encoded by the coding sequence ATGGCAGTAAAGATTGCAGTGACAAATCAAAAGGGCGGGGTCGGGAAGACAACCGTCACGATCAACGTCGCTGGCGCACTCGCCGCTCAAGGTCGAAAGGTATTGCTCGTCGACTTGGATCCACAGGGACACGCGACTGAAGGTCTCGGTCTCACGGAAATTTACGATGAAACCGAGCCTCACCTTGCAAGTAGACTCCAGGATCTGAATGCACCACACTCTGCAGACGAGCTTATCTATTCCCACAATGAGTTCGATCTCATCTCCTCGAACGTCGATATGTTCATGTTGGAGTCAGAACTCACAGGCGCAATGCGTGCGCGCCAACGGCTTCGATTAGTTCTCGAAGAGATCGAAGAGGACTATGAGTTCATTCTTGTAGATTGCCCGCCTTCTTTAGGCCATCTAACGGACAACGCCCTCTTGGCGTGCCGCAACGTACTAATTCCAGCATTAGCAGAGGGTACGTCTATCCGTGCACTGGAGATTCTATACGATCAAGTCGAGTCCCTTGAGCAGGGATACGACACAGAGATCACCGAACTTGGACTGGTGGCAAACCGGGTTGAGAACGATGGAGAAGCAGAAGATATGATGGAATGGTTCGAGGGGACGTTCGGCGGACAATTGCCGATCTGGGAAGTTCGCAAGCGAGTCGCGTTGAAACGAGCTTGGAGTAGTGGGGTTTCAATATTTGACCACGACGAGTCCTCAGACATGGAAACGGTGTTTGAGGATATTGCAGTGCATCTGGAGGGGGTTGCATGA
- a CDS encoding ADP-ribosylglycohydrolase family protein has translation MTELSRAQGCLLGLACGDALGRPVEFNTEAAIEAEHGEVTEMLGHGTHGQPPGTVTDDTEMALRIADSLIEQQGFDPADIGDKFVAWLDTEPFDIGLMTRDSLARLRNNTPWHTAGVEVWEDRPEGSNAGNGSVMRCAPHAISFRQFHDELTYVSRLSSAITHADPRCQWGCVFLNRTLANLIQDVENPLQSALNGGYAAPDELRTELERVVEAQRATDPTEFEQQLSTSGYVVDSLQTALYYGLTADSVEAAVTRAVNRGGDTDTIGAIAGAVAGARFGHTNIPDRWRNELNEADSLKQRAERLLAIRQNIPQKDGVTLDDGSLILKERTVEGPTYISASEFQEATIGHRPHPAPHRTLNTRYRDVTPQSAAMLDWERRAYAVYSGRASAYSPHLSLDTDDSPRGPDVVQVPQYPFVGSFDELPAWDQDRILGDAREAARAFIRSYRAFTAIRHPITEMEIETVGIERVDPIAGATRVLSNTYGELGDLLLSTRVGGGYAVPEQVTQEFAAENIEEVIMERPRELLDAAEQLGELESETGALLDYVVHVESASEPAGDGKTSVTEVETLKEEARTAVRESALLGESLHRVAVRHPEVDFETWNQLRE, from the coding sequence ATGACAGAGTTGAGTCGGGCCCAGGGCTGCCTACTCGGATTAGCGTGTGGCGATGCACTGGGTCGCCCGGTTGAGTTCAACACGGAAGCCGCAATTGAGGCAGAGCATGGCGAGGTCACAGAAATGCTCGGTCACGGGACTCATGGGCAACCACCGGGGACCGTGACCGATGATACCGAGATGGCACTCCGAATTGCGGACAGCCTCATCGAACAGCAGGGCTTCGATCCGGCAGACATCGGCGACAAATTCGTTGCCTGGCTTGACACCGAGCCGTTCGATATTGGCCTGATGACTCGTGATTCTCTCGCACGATTGCGAAATAATACTCCCTGGCACACCGCCGGCGTTGAGGTGTGGGAGGACCGCCCGGAAGGGTCCAACGCGGGCAACGGGAGTGTCATGCGGTGTGCACCCCACGCTATCTCCTTTAGACAGTTCCACGACGAACTAACGTACGTTAGCCGGCTCTCCTCAGCGATCACGCACGCCGACCCACGCTGCCAGTGGGGCTGTGTGTTCCTCAATCGAACGCTCGCAAACCTCATTCAGGATGTTGAAAACCCGCTCCAGTCAGCGCTCAATGGTGGATATGCAGCACCCGATGAGTTGCGGACTGAATTAGAACGTGTCGTTGAAGCCCAGCGAGCAACCGACCCGACCGAGTTCGAACAGCAGCTATCGACGTCCGGGTATGTCGTCGACTCACTCCAAACTGCTCTCTATTATGGGTTGACAGCGGATTCCGTCGAGGCAGCAGTGACACGAGCCGTGAATCGAGGTGGTGACACGGATACGATTGGTGCCATCGCCGGGGCAGTCGCCGGAGCCAGATTCGGCCACACCAACATCCCTGACAGATGGCGTAATGAACTCAATGAGGCAGATTCCCTCAAACAGCGTGCTGAACGTCTCCTTGCGATCCGACAGAATATCCCGCAAAAGGACGGCGTGACCTTGGATGATGGAAGCCTCATACTCAAAGAGCGGACTGTTGAGGGGCCAACCTACATTTCTGCCAGTGAGTTTCAGGAGGCGACGATTGGGCATCGTCCGCACCCGGCACCACATCGAACACTCAACACGCGGTATCGGGATGTAACGCCGCAGTCGGCGGCTATGCTAGACTGGGAACGACGCGCGTACGCTGTCTACAGCGGCCGCGCCTCAGCGTATAGTCCCCACCTTTCGCTTGACACAGACGATTCTCCGCGTGGCCCTGATGTTGTTCAGGTACCCCAGTACCCGTTTGTTGGCTCGTTTGACGAACTGCCTGCGTGGGACCAGGACCGTATTCTGGGCGATGCGCGCGAAGCGGCACGTGCGTTCATTCGGTCCTATCGGGCGTTCACGGCAATACGGCATCCGATTACCGAGATGGAGATCGAGACTGTTGGGATAGAGCGTGTCGACCCGATTGCTGGGGCGACTCGTGTTCTATCGAACACTTATGGAGAGCTCGGGGATCTTCTTCTCTCGACGAGGGTTGGTGGCGGCTATGCTGTCCCTGAACAGGTGACGCAGGAGTTCGCCGCCGAGAACATTGAGGAAGTCATTATGGAGCGACCAAGGGAGCTTCTTGACGCCGCTGAGCAACTTGGTGAGTTGGAGAGTGAGACGGGGGCTCTCCTAGATTACGTTGTTCACGTGGAGTCAGCATCAGAACCGGCTGGCGACGGAAAGACGAGCGTCACGGAGGTTGAAACGCTCAAAGAAGAAGCACGGACTGCGGTCCGGGAGAGTGCGTTACTCGGTGAATCGCTACATCGAGTCGCTGTTCGGCACCCAGAGGTTGATTTTGAGACGTGGAATCAACTCCGGGAGTAG
- a CDS encoding RecQ family ATP-dependent DNA helicase has translation MSKEQAQRLLEQSIGSDAEFRRQQWEAIDGLVNEKDRLLLVQRTGWGKSTVYFIATKLLREQGEGPTLIISPLLALMHNQIQDAEQQLGLEAWTINSNNTEEWEEAKQSVIDGSCDILLISPERLANQEFQEEVLVEMEEEFGLLVVDEAHCISDWGHDFRPDYRRIKRILQELPDHIPVAATTATANDRVVEDVTKQVPDLDVIRGDLVRESLRIQTIEIESRAERLAWLAENIQEVPSSGIIYCLTTDEVEIVAEWLNRQGIDVEPYHGGMDGERRRELEDRLMTNDVDALVATNALGMGYNKPDLGWVIHFQRPPNLIRYYQEIGRAGRGLDEAFAVMLSGEEDDEVAEYFIEQAFPTPGEFETVLEVLEESERPLYKYEILQRADVSWKATTKCLNILRVENAVIRVDDGFERTTKDWRYDHERIESITEQRYRELAEIQDFVETDACLTKFIDDVLDGSLESACGRCANCTGDFFPTAAEDDELVQAAVKHYRKESWEEISPRYFMPQRDGGKTKIEESRKPADGRALCQYGDPGLGKLMREQDQSGSRYSDELVTAAVNHIEDVWGLSPELAWVTAIPPESGSDAVTDVARRIADGLGLPYEPALEKVESTKPQHEFANSFQKRWNVEGVFEATDSLREGPVLLVDDTVNSRWTLTEAGITLRDAGSDTVYPFALAKRTNR, from the coding sequence GTGTCGAAAGAGCAGGCGCAGCGACTTCTTGAGCAGAGCATCGGGTCTGATGCGGAGTTCCGTCGACAACAGTGGGAAGCGATTGACGGCTTGGTGAACGAGAAGGACCGGTTATTGCTTGTCCAGCGGACGGGCTGGGGGAAGAGTACAGTCTATTTCATCGCGACGAAACTACTGCGAGAGCAGGGAGAAGGGCCGACGCTGATTATCAGTCCGTTGCTGGCGTTGATGCATAATCAGATTCAAGACGCTGAACAACAGCTTGGCCTCGAAGCCTGGACAATCAACTCCAACAATACGGAAGAGTGGGAGGAAGCAAAACAGAGCGTCATCGATGGGAGCTGTGATATCCTATTGATTTCGCCGGAGCGGCTTGCGAATCAGGAATTCCAGGAAGAGGTGTTAGTCGAGATGGAAGAGGAGTTCGGCCTCCTGGTCGTCGACGAAGCACACTGCATCTCCGACTGGGGCCACGACTTCCGGCCCGACTATCGACGCATCAAACGCATCCTCCAAGAGCTCCCCGACCACATTCCAGTGGCGGCAACAACTGCGACAGCCAACGACCGTGTGGTCGAGGATGTCACCAAACAGGTTCCTGACCTGGATGTGATCCGTGGTGATTTGGTTCGCGAGTCGTTACGGATTCAGACCATCGAGATCGAATCGCGGGCTGAACGGCTTGCCTGGCTCGCGGAGAACATCCAGGAAGTCCCCTCTTCTGGAATTATCTACTGTTTGACGACCGATGAGGTTGAAATCGTTGCGGAGTGGTTGAATCGGCAGGGGATAGACGTCGAACCGTATCACGGTGGAATGGATGGGGAACGACGGCGTGAACTCGAGGATCGCCTCATGACTAACGACGTCGATGCACTTGTCGCGACGAACGCGTTGGGAATGGGGTACAACAAACCTGATCTCGGCTGGGTTATCCACTTCCAGCGACCACCGAATCTCATTCGCTACTACCAGGAGATCGGACGTGCCGGGCGGGGTCTTGACGAGGCGTTCGCGGTTATGCTCTCTGGTGAGGAGGACGATGAGGTTGCGGAATACTTTATCGAGCAGGCGTTTCCCACGCCAGGTGAGTTTGAGACTGTCTTAGAGGTCCTCGAGGAGAGTGAGCGGCCGCTGTATAAATACGAGATTCTGCAGCGGGCGGATGTGTCGTGGAAAGCGACGACAAAGTGCTTGAATATTCTTCGCGTAGAGAATGCGGTGATCCGGGTGGATGATGGGTTCGAGCGGACGACCAAGGACTGGCGGTATGACCATGAGCGTATTGAGTCGATTACCGAGCAGCGCTATCGGGAGCTGGCAGAGATCCAAGATTTCGTGGAGACGGATGCCTGCTTGACGAAGTTCATCGACGATGTACTTGACGGCTCCTTAGAGTCCGCGTGCGGTCGCTGTGCCAACTGTACGGGAGACTTCTTCCCGACTGCCGCCGAGGATGATGAACTCGTTCAGGCGGCCGTCAAGCATTATCGGAAGGAATCCTGGGAGGAGATCTCGCCGCGGTACTTCATGCCCCAGCGGGACGGCGGTAAGACCAAGATTGAGGAGTCTCGGAAACCAGCTGACGGGCGTGCACTCTGCCAGTACGGTGACCCAGGGCTCGGCAAACTGATGCGTGAACAGGACCAATCTGGGAGCCGGTATAGTGACGAACTCGTCACTGCAGCGGTCAATCATATCGAGGACGTATGGGGGCTATCGCCCGAGTTAGCCTGGGTTACGGCCATCCCACCAGAATCGGGGAGTGACGCGGTCACTGACGTTGCTCGACGAATAGCGGATGGTTTGGGGCTTCCGTATGAGCCCGCTCTCGAGAAAGTTGAATCCACCAAGCCCCAGCATGAGTTTGCGAATTCATTCCAGAAACGATGGAACGTCGAGGGCGTCTTCGAGGCAACCGACTCGCTACGTGAGGGACCCGTGCTGCTTGTCGATGATACGGTGAACTCGCGCTGGACGCTCACTGAGGCGGGGATAACGCTCCGCGATGCGGGTAGCGACACGGTCTATCCATTTGCCCTCGCTAAGCGAACCAACCGATAA
- a CDS encoding metallophosphoesterase, with protein sequence MRIGLLADIHANQPALEAVLADLPDIDQLVCLGDIVGYNPMPAACVELVRDRADVVVQGNHDRLIERPLRMTGNKMARAGLEYAQSQLSAEQRQWLQTLPRTAHVDGSYLVVHDHPTKQDGYVFPEDVESLSGTIDGYAGVFLGHTHVQDVSRVDGRLVVNPGSVGQPRDGSPTAAYAVLNIETGEVDLRRTHYDVDRVHHEVVVTGLPTETGERLFEGQ encoded by the coding sequence ATGCGAATTGGTCTACTTGCGGATATCCATGCCAACCAGCCTGCCTTGGAGGCGGTACTCGCTGACCTTCCCGACATAGATCAGCTCGTTTGTCTCGGGGATATCGTGGGCTACAATCCAATGCCGGCAGCCTGTGTAGAGTTGGTTCGTGATCGCGCGGATGTCGTTGTGCAGGGGAATCATGACCGCTTGATTGAGAGGCCGCTGCGGATGACTGGGAACAAGATGGCGCGGGCAGGTCTTGAGTACGCACAATCACAACTGTCTGCCGAGCAGCGTCAGTGGCTCCAGACTCTCCCTCGTACAGCACACGTGGATGGGTCGTACCTCGTAGTCCATGACCACCCAACGAAACAGGATGGATACGTGTTCCCAGAGGATGTAGAGTCCCTCTCAGGGACGATTGACGGGTATGCTGGGGTCTTTCTCGGCCACACTCACGTTCAGGATGTCTCACGAGTTGATGGGAGACTCGTGGTGAATCCGGGGAGTGTGGGCCAGCCCCGGGACGGCAGTCCTACGGCGGCGTACGCAGTCTTGAACATAGAGACTGGCGAGGTTGACCTTCGGCGAACCCATTATGATGTGGATCGTGTACATCACGAGGTTGTCGTCACGGGATTGCCGACTGAAACGGGCGAACGACTGTTTGAGGGGCAATGA